In the Chloroflexota bacterium genome, one interval contains:
- a CDS encoding glycosyltransferase family 39 protein, translating to MSNANSAPARFNVPLTVRLILLAAFGARAFGLGAQSLWYDEAVSLFLARQPVADLIAHTAGDIHPPLYYLLLHYWLAWAGASEFAAAFFSLFFGVLMVAIGFRLARDWFGAPTAALAAFLLAISSFQLWYAQEIRMYTLAGSLVLLSLWLVERIWRAGFSVRRKAFWTFSAAYAATVALGLYTHYYFVFLWVAEFSYVAILLLIDHVAWRAGGRRIAHAFKRLRGRNRANLAPEQPATASGGTALAARRVWRAAAAIVQHPLVLWCVVQVGVIALFAPWLPTAVRQAIDPPVPPWRSVVALSDALAEAIYALAYGQSMPRAYASDLLVGLVLLLCVLALASTVRRPRGTDGRGIAGLWLLVLSTAVPFALIMLASARVPLFHVRYMFIFSGAFAIVAAAGLALIARRSPLVTVLLLGILLGGMAYADIGRRNAPEYAKDDYRSAVAYIEERIRPGDAILINAGYIYPAFVYYYRGPIAWRGRLTDYPAAHTDGLVVAQTGSLDASPNLGWGSAASDFYGTDETASAAALDQLLRDHPRLWVLRANDTVNDPHGFIRDYLAKNMIAVDEITVPGESYVKVQTFVARGVALNAFGVATVPGQAFSGRIELAGYAGPPTVTSDDKLDITLYWKALAPIDVDYHVSVGLYDARGRRWSAVDGVPVGRLIPTGDWTIGQVLPDAWRLHVPRGTPPGTYNVLVTLYDPSGGRPVPVANGVDGVRARAGQVQIARPASTGGSSLWPPRPVFGSVLALDRVELSAGPVKPGASVHAELLWNAFKTPAGDMIVGLTLVDDRGRQWAAQELAPVEGRYPASQWSGGEYVADSHDLPVPADVPNGSYHVMLALFAARNHEVLAARAGWWPLTADSIELGTVTIQGRERVMQAPASIGNAAHVRFGDSALLVGYDIGRAPAVAASNVLTATLYWQSLSAAKANYKVFVHVVGNNEQIVGQKDGEPGAGAYPMTGWIEGEYLIDSYRVELPPNLAAGAYTVYIGMYDPVTTTRLAIMDVDGKPAGDRWRLASLQWP from the coding sequence GTGTCGAACGCTAACAGCGCTCCCGCCCGCTTCAACGTGCCGCTGACCGTGCGCCTGATCTTGCTGGCCGCGTTCGGCGCGCGTGCCTTCGGACTGGGCGCGCAAAGCCTCTGGTATGACGAAGCGGTCAGCCTCTTCCTGGCGCGCCAGCCCGTCGCCGATCTGATCGCGCACACCGCCGGCGACATCCATCCGCCGCTCTACTACTTGCTGCTGCACTACTGGCTGGCGTGGGCGGGAGCGAGCGAGTTTGCGGCGGCGTTCTTCTCGCTGTTCTTTGGTGTGCTGATGGTCGCCATCGGATTCCGGCTGGCGCGTGACTGGTTTGGCGCGCCCACCGCTGCGCTGGCTGCATTTCTGCTTGCGATTTCGTCGTTCCAGTTGTGGTACGCGCAGGAAATACGGATGTACACGCTGGCCGGCAGTCTGGTGCTGCTGTCCCTGTGGCTCGTGGAACGCATCTGGCGTGCCGGATTCAGCGTCCGCCGCAAGGCGTTCTGGACATTTTCCGCCGCGTACGCGGCGACGGTTGCGCTGGGGCTTTACACGCATTACTACTTTGTATTCCTGTGGGTTGCAGAGTTCTCATATGTAGCGATACTTCTGCTGATTGACCATGTCGCCTGGCGGGCTGGCGGGCGGCGCATCGCGCATGCGTTCAAGCGGCTACGCGGCAGAAACCGCGCCAACCTAGCGCCTGAGCAGCCGGCGACCGCATCTGGCGGTACGGCACTGGCGGCGCGGCGCGTCTGGCGCGCTGCCGCGGCCATCGTGCAGCATCCGCTGGTGCTGTGGTGTGTGGTGCAGGTTGGAGTCATTGCGTTGTTTGCGCCGTGGCTGCCGACTGCCGTCCGACAGGCGATCGATCCGCCGGTGCCGCCGTGGCGTTCGGTGGTAGCGTTAAGCGATGCGCTGGCCGAAGCCATCTATGCGCTGGCGTACGGCCAATCGATGCCACGGGCCTACGCGTCCGATCTGTTGGTGGGCTTGGTTCTGCTGCTCTGCGTGCTCGCGCTGGCATCGACGGTGCGCCGCCCGCGCGGAACCGATGGGCGCGGCATCGCCGGTCTGTGGTTGCTGGTGCTCAGCACGGCTGTCCCGTTCGCGCTGATCATGCTGGCCTCCGCGCGCGTGCCGCTGTTTCATGTGCGCTATATGTTCATCTTCTCCGGCGCGTTCGCCATTGTCGCCGCGGCTGGGTTGGCGCTGATCGCGCGCCGCTCGCCGCTGGTGACGGTGCTCCTGCTTGGCATACTGCTGGGCGGGATGGCGTATGCCGACATCGGCCGGCGGAACGCGCCCGAGTACGCCAAGGACGACTACCGCAGCGCGGTCGCTTACATTGAGGAGCGTATTCGGCCGGGCGATGCCATACTGATCAACGCTGGATATATTTACCCAGCATTCGTCTACTACTACCGCGGACCGATTGCGTGGCGTGGCCGCCTGACGGACTATCCAGCCGCCCATACGGATGGCCTGGTGGTGGCGCAAACCGGTTCACTGGATGCGTCACCAAATCTCGGTTGGGGCAGCGCGGCGTCCGATTTCTACGGCACCGACGAAACGGCGTCTGCCGCTGCGCTCGATCAGCTGCTGCGCGATCATCCGCGCCTGTGGGTGCTGCGCGCGAACGACACGGTCAATGACCCGCACGGCTTCATACGGGACTACCTGGCGAAAAACATGATCGCTGTGGACGAGATTACGGTGCCCGGCGAATCGTATGTCAAAGTCCAGACGTTTGTGGCGCGCGGCGTGGCGCTGAATGCATTTGGCGTTGCGACCGTGCCGGGTCAGGCTTTCAGTGGGCGCATCGAGTTAGCCGGCTATGCGGGCCCGCCAACCGTTACATCGGACGATAAACTCGACATCACGCTGTACTGGAAGGCGCTGGCGCCCATCGACGTGGACTACCATGTGTCGGTTGGCTTGTACGATGCGCGCGGGCGACGTTGGTCGGCGGTCGATGGCGTGCCGGTTGGCCGACTGATCCCGACGGGTGACTGGACAATTGGTCAGGTGCTGCCGGATGCGTGGCGTCTGCACGTGCCGCGCGGAACGCCGCCCGGCACGTATAATGTGCTGGTCACGCTGTACGATCCGTCGGGCGGCCGCCCGGTGCCCGTCGCCAATGGCGTTGACGGCGTGCGCGCACGCGCCGGGCAGGTGCAGATCGCACGGCCCGCGTCGACGGGCGGGTCGTCGCTGTGGCCGCCACGACCGGTGTTCGGAAGCGTTTTGGCGCTGGATCGCGTTGAACTATCGGCGGGACCGGTCAAACCGGGCGCCAGTGTGCATGCCGAACTGCTTTGGAATGCGTTCAAGACGCCGGCTGGCGACATGATTGTTGGATTGACGTTGGTTGACGACCGCGGCCGCCAATGGGCCGCGCAGGAATTGGCGCCCGTCGAAGGGCGGTACCCGGCGTCGCAATGGAGCGGCGGCGAATACGTCGCCGATAGCCACGATCTGCCGGTGCCTGCCGACGTGCCCAACGGTTCATACCATGTGATGCTCGCGCTGTTTGCCGCGCGCAATCACGAAGTGCTGGCCGCGCGCGCCGGGTGGTGGCCGCTAACGGCAGACAGCATCGAACTGGGAACGGTGACCATCCAGGGGCGCGAGCGGGTCATGCAGGCGCCGGCGAGCATCGGCAATGCAGCGCACGTTCGCTTCGGCGACAGCGCGCTGCTGGTCGGCTACGACATTGGGCGCGCGCCGGCCGTTGCCGCGAGCAACGTGCTCACGGCGACACTCTACTGGCAGTCGCTGTCAGCGGCGAAGGCGAACTACAAAGTCTTCGTGCATGTCGTCGGCAACAACGAGCAGATTGTCGGGCAGAAAGATGGCGAGCCGGGCGCCGGGGCATACCCGATGACGGGCTGGATCGAAGGGGAGTACCTGATCGACAGCTACCGCGTCGAGTTGCCGCCCAACCTTGCGGCCGGCGCTTACACGGTCTATATCGGAATGTACGATCCGGTTACGACGACGCGGCTGGCGATCATGGATGTGGACGGCAAACCGGCCGGCGACCGCTGGCGACTCGCCAGTCTCCAGTGGCCGTAA
- a CDS encoding isoamylase early set domain-containing protein produces the protein MIHKKPLPDGRVAVTFEMPASIWADTIHVVGDFNGWDHTAHPLKQRHDGVWQTTLVLDAGRDYQYRYLINGSDWQNDWQADRYTPNPYNAENSVVRT, from the coding sequence ATGATACATAAGAAGCCGCTCCCGGATGGACGCGTCGCCGTCACATTTGAGATGCCCGCCAGCATTTGGGCCGATACGATACACGTCGTTGGTGATTTCAACGGTTGGGATCACACTGCCCATCCGCTGAAACAGCGCCATGACGGTGTCTGGCAAACGACACTGGTGCTTGACGCCGGGCGCGACTACCAATATCGCTACCTCATCAATGGCAGTGACTGGCAGAACGACTGGCAGGCCGACCGTTACACGCCCAATCCGTACAACGCGGAGAACTCCGTCGTTCGCACCTGA
- a CDS encoding PD40 domain-containing protein has product MRRAQRINRRVWIALLALAIVASGWGASAVRSAPTGAIVASVYRHYHWDIYVLDTQGELLKRLTFGEGDNRAPDWSPDGARIAFESNRDGNWSIYSANADGSGARRLTTELRFEGSPRWSPDGRRIAYTAEKDGDLDVWVMDVDGSHAVDLTPKSQAHDYDPVWSPDGAQIAFTSIRDGNKEIYLMNADGSGVRNLTQEKSADQEHPAWSPDGKRVAFVSERNGAREIDVVEVAAPQAWRRVTALDYNQWPAWSPDGSALAYVWQSETEQSLWLAAADGSRAAPLTHDTYWYRQPDWNGQAGVARDPASLAREDQPLFTETVMVNPPGSADPFNFVKLPNMRMTLPASLSDRVDDSFMAWRQRVNQVSGWDFLNNLSESYRPLSFKSSASDYLSWHKVGRAVDLLWDYLGPTGRNMEIAREDLLGETYWRVYLRTAKQDGSLGEPLRQAVWDVSPQARARAANRGGLIRGVLPGYYIDVTELARQFGWRRIPSHTQPDFDWRRDFQALEYWHYQASSDVTWWEALREVYPPSDYKELFSYESLVRQRYDTLTMNEKGIPLPPDVTQRFSQMVP; this is encoded by the coding sequence ATGAGACGCGCGCAGCGAATCAATCGGCGCGTTTGGATCGCATTACTGGCGCTGGCGATTGTCGCCAGTGGCTGGGGAGCATCTGCGGTGCGCTCGGCGCCGACCGGAGCGATTGTCGCGTCGGTCTATCGCCATTATCACTGGGACATTTACGTATTGGACACCCAGGGCGAATTGTTGAAACGGTTGACGTTTGGGGAAGGCGATAACCGCGCCCCGGATTGGTCGCCGGACGGCGCGCGTATTGCGTTCGAATCCAACCGGGACGGCAACTGGTCGATCTATTCCGCCAATGCCGACGGTTCGGGCGCCAGGCGACTGACCACCGAACTGCGCTTCGAAGGCTCGCCGCGCTGGTCGCCGGACGGCCGCCGGATTGCTTACACGGCGGAGAAAGATGGCGACCTGGACGTGTGGGTCATGGATGTGGACGGCAGCCATGCGGTCGATCTGACGCCTAAATCGCAGGCGCACGACTACGATCCGGTGTGGTCGCCGGATGGCGCGCAGATCGCCTTCACGTCGATTCGGGATGGCAATAAAGAGATTTACTTGATGAATGCCGACGGTTCCGGTGTCCGCAATCTGACCCAGGAGAAGTCCGCCGACCAGGAGCACCCAGCCTGGTCGCCGGACGGCAAGCGCGTTGCGTTTGTCAGCGAGCGTAACGGTGCGCGGGAAATTGACGTCGTCGAAGTTGCGGCGCCACAGGCGTGGCGCCGCGTAACCGCGTTGGACTATAACCAGTGGCCGGCCTGGTCGCCAGATGGCTCTGCGCTCGCCTATGTATGGCAATCCGAAACCGAGCAGTCGCTCTGGCTGGCCGCGGCAGACGGCTCGCGCGCCGCGCCGTTGACTCACGACACGTACTGGTATCGCCAGCCTGACTGGAACGGACAGGCCGGGGTAGCGCGTGACCCGGCCAGCCTCGCGCGCGAAGACCAGCCGCTTTTCACGGAGACGGTCATGGTCAACCCGCCCGGTTCAGCCGACCCGTTCAATTTCGTCAAACTGCCGAATATGCGCATGACGCTCCCCGCCTCGTTGAGCGATCGGGTGGACGATTCGTTCATGGCCTGGCGGCAGCGCGTCAACCAGGTCTCGGGCTGGGATTTCCTGAACAACTTGAGCGAGTCGTACCGCCCGCTGTCGTTCAAGAGCAGCGCCTCCGACTATCTGTCATGGCACAAGGTGGGGCGCGCGGTTGATCTGCTCTGGGACTATCTAGGGCCGACCGGACGGAACATGGAGATTGCGCGCGAAGACTTGCTGGGCGAAACCTACTGGCGGGTTTACCTGCGCACGGCGAAACAGGACGGTTCGCTGGGCGAGCCGCTGCGGCAGGCGGTGTGGGACGTGAGCCCGCAGGCGCGCGCGCGCGCCGCCAACCGCGGCGGCTTGATCCGCGGCGTGTTGCCCGGCTACTATATCGACGTGACGGAACTGGCGCGTCAGTTCGGCTGGCGGCGCATCCCGTCGCATACACAGCCGGATTTTGACTGGCGCCGCGACTTCCAGGCGCTGGAGTATTGGCACTACCAGGCCTCCAGCGACGTAACGTGGTGGGAGGCGCTGCGTGAGGTTTACCCGCCGTCCGACTACAAAGAGTTATTCAGCTACGAATCGCTGGTGCGGCAGAGGTACGATACGCTCACGATGAACGAGAAAGGCATACCGCTGCCGCCCGACGTGACGCAGCGCTTCAGCCAGATGGTTCCGTAG
- the mfd gene encoding transcription-repair coupling factor encodes MNLAALLAYLRNSADHTELMARLRAGGPPVRLNLLGAARAAVLAALHADWGRPVVVLAAKPEHALDLMRQLACWAGDPKLMMLFPAPDALPFERAAIAPEARNQRLAVLRALQSGHAPLIVAPARALMQQTVSPERFRAGAQALRRDETHPLGPLLAGWQHAGYEPVTVVEERGQFAHRGGIVDIWSPADAAPARIEFFGDEIDSIRRFDLQSQRSREALEALQIIPASEALPQYGPDAYRRLRRLVENASLHDAAQRDFATDLEELSAARRFRQVEFYLPYLDERPYTLLDHLPDGTLIVADEWALVQAVASEWRAEVEQLRADALGRRDVPEGFAAAVSDLFTTLHPALDLTFGLVDDGFGHWEERFNTAPRYGGKLLNAIAHWQERLAQGERIVVVSRQAERIRELTTERGLGAAINETVGTDPLTLVPGVLPEGFEAHAPEAGGALLVLSDAELFGYARPEPRRPSEKHSAPIESFYADLTVGDYVVHVEHGIARYGGLVRRDFGGVEREYLQLEYAGGDKLYVPVDQADRVARYVGAGEGAPPVHRLGTADWESAKAKALKAVEEIADDLMVLYSKRATVQGHAFAGDTPWQKELEESFPYVETPDQLRALAAIKRDMESERPMDRLICGDVGYGKTEVALRAAFKAVMDGRQVAVLVPTTVLAEQHHKTFQERMKAFPITVEMLSRFRTESQQRKILASLSQGGVDIVIGTHRLLQDDVLFKDLGLLVIDEEQRFGVKAKERLKQMRTEVDVLTLTATPIPRTLNMALMGARDMSTIDTPPEERLPIRTYVMAYDEALIKQAILRELGRNGQVFFVHNRVEGIEQVAARIRRLAGDARVVVGHGQMRERELERVMLEFGEGRYDVLVCTTIIESGIDLPNVNTIIVNRADQFGLADLYQLRGRVGRSTRQSYAYLMFSRDKTLVDVARKRLQAIFESSELGAGFKIAMRDLEIRGAGDVLGAKQHGHIAAIGFDLYTKLLAQAIRDKRESLPAAQRAEAAPVEDAAPTIRPTLALDLPLTAHLPKDYVIDEELRLRLYRRLAELVAASDVEEFERELADRFGPVPAPARNLLYLVRLKALGLGAGVDAIVADAGRVTVRFRDRLPLLEWRASKPIGEAVTVWRNTFSLAIEDGWRVTLESALREIARDTTRVPIGTAAPAR; translated from the coding sequence TCGTGCTCGCGGCCAAGCCCGAGCATGCGCTGGACCTGATGCGCCAGCTTGCGTGCTGGGCCGGCGACCCCAAACTGATGATGCTTTTCCCGGCGCCGGATGCATTGCCGTTCGAGCGCGCCGCCATCGCGCCCGAGGCGCGCAACCAGCGGCTGGCCGTCCTGCGCGCGCTGCAATCCGGCCACGCGCCGCTGATCGTCGCCCCGGCGCGCGCACTCATGCAGCAGACCGTCAGCCCGGAGCGATTCCGCGCCGGGGCGCAGGCCCTGCGTCGCGACGAGACGCACCCGCTGGGACCCTTGCTGGCCGGCTGGCAGCACGCCGGGTACGAGCCGGTCACCGTGGTTGAAGAGCGCGGCCAGTTCGCGCATCGCGGCGGCATCGTCGATATCTGGTCGCCGGCCGACGCCGCGCCCGCACGCATCGAGTTCTTCGGGGACGAAATTGATTCGATCCGGCGCTTCGACTTGCAGTCGCAGCGCTCGCGAGAGGCGCTCGAGGCGCTGCAGATCATTCCGGCCAGCGAGGCGCTGCCGCAGTACGGCCCCGATGCGTACCGCCGGCTGCGCCGTCTCGTTGAAAACGCCTCGCTCCACGACGCCGCGCAGCGCGACTTCGCGACCGATCTGGAGGAATTGAGTGCGGCGCGCCGTTTCCGGCAGGTTGAGTTCTACCTGCCCTATCTCGACGAACGGCCGTACACACTGCTCGACCATCTGCCCGACGGTACGCTGATTGTCGCCGACGAGTGGGCGCTGGTGCAGGCCGTCGCGTCAGAGTGGCGCGCCGAGGTCGAGCAGTTGCGCGCCGACGCGCTCGGCCGGCGCGACGTGCCGGAAGGCTTCGCCGCAGCCGTCTCCGACCTCTTCACGACGCTGCACCCCGCGCTCGACCTGACCTTCGGCCTGGTCGACGATGGCTTCGGCCACTGGGAAGAACGCTTCAATACAGCGCCACGTTATGGCGGCAAGCTGCTGAACGCCATCGCGCACTGGCAGGAACGGCTGGCACAGGGCGAGCGCATCGTGGTCGTCTCACGGCAGGCCGAGCGCATCCGCGAATTGACGACGGAGCGCGGGCTTGGCGCGGCGATCAACGAAACGGTCGGCACGGACCCGCTGACACTGGTCCCCGGCGTGCTGCCGGAAGGCTTTGAGGCGCACGCGCCGGAAGCCGGCGGCGCGCTGCTCGTCCTGTCCGACGCCGAGTTATTCGGCTATGCGCGCCCGGAGCCGCGCCGCCCATCCGAGAAACACTCCGCGCCGATCGAGTCGTTCTACGCCGATCTGACCGTTGGCGACTACGTCGTCCATGTCGAGCACGGCATCGCGCGCTACGGCGGGCTCGTGCGTCGCGATTTCGGCGGCGTCGAGCGCGAATACCTACAGCTCGAGTACGCCGGCGGCGACAAGCTCTACGTGCCGGTGGACCAGGCGGACCGTGTTGCGCGCTACGTCGGCGCGGGCGAGGGCGCGCCACCCGTACACCGCCTCGGCACCGCCGATTGGGAGTCCGCCAAAGCCAAAGCGCTGAAAGCGGTCGAGGAAATCGCCGACGACTTGATGGTGCTGTACAGCAAGCGCGCGACGGTGCAAGGCCACGCGTTCGCCGGCGACACACCCTGGCAGAAGGAACTGGAAGAGTCGTTCCCGTACGTCGAGACGCCCGACCAACTGCGGGCACTGGCCGCCATCAAACGCGACATGGAGTCCGAGCGGCCGATGGACCGCTTGATCTGCGGCGACGTCGGCTACGGCAAGACCGAGGTTGCGCTGCGCGCCGCATTCAAGGCGGTCATGGACGGGCGGCAAGTCGCCGTACTCGTCCCGACCACCGTGCTCGCCGAGCAGCACCACAAGACATTCCAGGAGCGCATGAAAGCGTTCCCGATCACGGTAGAGATGCTCTCGCGCTTCCGCACCGAATCACAGCAGCGGAAGATTTTGGCCAGCCTGAGTCAAGGCGGCGTGGACATCGTGATCGGCACGCACCGCCTGCTGCAGGACGACGTGCTGTTCAAAGACCTTGGCCTGCTGGTCATCGACGAGGAACAGCGCTTCGGCGTCAAAGCCAAGGAGCGCCTCAAGCAGATGCGCACCGAGGTGGATGTGCTGACGCTGACCGCCACCCCGATCCCGCGCACGCTCAACATGGCGCTGATGGGCGCGCGCGACATGAGCACGATCGACACGCCGCCCGAAGAGCGCCTGCCGATTCGCACGTATGTGATGGCGTACGACGAGGCGCTGATCAAGCAGGCCATCCTGCGCGAACTCGGGCGCAACGGGCAGGTGTTCTTCGTCCACAACCGCGTGGAGGGCATCGAGCAGGTCGCGGCGCGCATTCGCCGGCTGGCCGGCGATGCCCGCGTGGTCGTGGGCCACGGGCAGATGAGGGAGCGCGAGCTCGAACGGGTCATGCTCGAGTTCGGCGAGGGGCGCTACGACGTGCTGGTCTGCACGACGATCATCGAGAGCGGCATCGACCTGCCCAACGTCAACACGATCATCGTCAATCGCGCCGACCAGTTCGGGCTGGCCGACCTCTACCAGTTGCGCGGGCGCGTCGGGCGCAGCACGCGCCAGTCCTACGCCTATTTGATGTTCTCGCGCGACAAGACGCTGGTCGACGTGGCGCGCAAACGCCTGCAGGCGATCTTCGAGTCGAGCGAACTGGGCGCGGGCTTCAAGATCGCCATGCGCGACCTCGAAATTCGCGGCGCGGGCGACGTGCTCGGCGCCAAGCAGCACGGGCACATCGCAGCCATCGGCTTCGATCTGTATACGAAGCTTCTGGCGCAGGCGATCCGCGACAAGCGCGAGTCACTGCCGGCCGCCCAGCGTGCGGAGGCTGCGCCGGTTGAGGACGCCGCGCCGACCATCCGGCCGACGCTGGCGCTCGACCTGCCACTGACGGCGCACCTGCCAAAGGATTACGTGATCGACGAGGAGTTGCGTTTGCGGCTCTATCGCCGGCTGGCCGAACTGGTTGCGGCGTCGGATGTCGAGGAGTTCGAACGGGAGCTGGCCGACCGTTTCGGGCCGGTGCCGGCCCCGGCGCGCAACCTGCTCTACCTGGTTCGTCTGAAAGCGCTCGGACTGGGCGCGGGCGTGGATGCGATCGTGGCCGACGCAGGCCGCGTCACGGTACGCTTCCGCGACCGACTGCCGCTGCTGGAGTGGCGAGCCTCAAAACCGATCGGGGAAGCCGTGACCGTATGGCGCAACACGTTTTCGCTCGCCATCGAAGATGGCTGGCGCGTCACGTTGGAGAGCGCCCTGCGCGAAATCGCCCGCGACACGACGCGCGTGCCGATTGGGACGGCTGCGCCGGCGCGCTAG